Proteins co-encoded in one Kutzneria chonburiensis genomic window:
- a CDS encoding alpha/beta fold hydrolase, whose translation MARSYAREQALVAALGVPALLRHAAWRVADPTLGRGAGVLLVPGFGVGDIGLSLTGKWLAARGYRPLPAGIGLDVGCTSTLVDRIEARLVAHTMATGGKVVLLGQSRGGALARLVAARRPELVRGLVMLGSPVLDLLGARLGVIPVARMLARLSALGIRGLLDDDCFRGDCYTVNSEALRAALPPEVPAVAFYSRNDAIAPWQLCLDPYATCVEVASTHTGMAFDPAVYTALGPLLAKWTAKVRRPLTF comes from the coding sequence ATGGCGCGGAGTTACGCCCGCGAGCAGGCACTGGTCGCGGCGCTGGGCGTGCCGGCGCTGCTGCGGCACGCGGCCTGGCGCGTCGCCGACCCGACACTGGGCCGCGGCGCGGGAGTGCTGCTGGTGCCGGGCTTCGGTGTCGGTGACATCGGACTGTCGCTGACCGGAAAGTGGTTGGCCGCACGGGGATACCGCCCGCTGCCGGCCGGTATCGGCCTGGACGTCGGCTGCACGTCCACACTGGTCGACCGGATCGAGGCCCGCCTGGTGGCCCACACCATGGCGACCGGCGGCAAGGTCGTCCTGCTCGGCCAGAGCCGGGGCGGCGCGCTGGCCCGGCTCGTCGCGGCCCGGCGGCCGGAACTGGTGCGTGGCCTGGTGATGCTCGGCAGCCCGGTGCTGGACCTGCTCGGCGCACGGCTGGGCGTCATCCCGGTCGCCCGGATGCTGGCCCGCCTGTCCGCGCTCGGCATCCGCGGCCTGCTCGACGACGACTGCTTCCGCGGCGACTGCTACACCGTCAACTCCGAGGCCCTTCGAGCCGCGCTGCCGCCCGAGGTGCCGGCCGTCGCCTTCTACTCGCGCAACGACGCCATCGCCCCGTGGCAGCTGTGCCTCGACCCGTACGCCACCTGCGTAGAGGTCGCCAGCACGCACACCGGCATGGCGTTCGACCCGGCCGTCTACACGGCACTGGGTCCGCTGCTCGCGAAGTGGACGGCCAAGGTTCGCCGACCGCTGACCTTCTAG
- a CDS encoding LLM class F420-dependent oxidoreductase gives MMIGYTLMTEQAGPRELVEHAVRAEQAGFDFEVISDHYFPWLTEQGHAPNAWAVLGAIARATERVRLMTYVTCPTMRYHPTVVAQQAATVQLLSDNRFTLGLGAGENLNEHVIGRGWPPVNVRHEMLSEALEIISRLFNGGHLDFTGKHFRVDSAKLWDLPEQRVPVGVAVSGPQSVELFAPSADLMIAVEPDKALCQAWRKAAPDAERIIGQLPICFDRDEEAAVQRAHEQFRWFGGGWKVNSELPGPAAFAAATQYVRPDDVAAAIPCGPDVKPIVDAVTEFLDAGFTDVALVQIGGQHQDEFFTFARDELLPALRGN, from the coding sequence GTGATGATCGGCTACACCCTGATGACGGAACAGGCCGGGCCGCGCGAGCTCGTCGAGCACGCCGTGCGGGCCGAGCAGGCCGGCTTCGACTTCGAGGTGATCAGCGACCACTACTTCCCCTGGCTGACCGAGCAGGGCCACGCGCCCAACGCCTGGGCCGTGCTCGGCGCGATCGCCCGGGCCACCGAGCGGGTACGCCTGATGACCTACGTCACCTGCCCGACCATGCGCTACCACCCGACGGTCGTGGCCCAGCAGGCGGCGACCGTCCAGTTGTTGTCGGACAACCGGTTCACCCTCGGCCTCGGCGCCGGGGAGAACCTCAACGAGCACGTGATCGGCCGCGGCTGGCCGCCGGTCAACGTGCGGCACGAGATGCTGAGCGAGGCTCTGGAGATCATCTCGCGGCTGTTCAACGGCGGCCACCTCGACTTCACCGGCAAGCACTTCCGGGTCGACTCGGCCAAGCTGTGGGACCTGCCCGAGCAGCGGGTTCCAGTCGGCGTGGCCGTGTCGGGGCCGCAGTCGGTCGAGCTGTTCGCGCCCAGCGCCGACCTGATGATCGCCGTCGAGCCGGACAAGGCGCTGTGCCAGGCGTGGCGAAAGGCCGCGCCGGACGCCGAGCGGATCATCGGCCAGCTGCCGATCTGCTTCGACCGTGACGAGGAAGCCGCGGTTCAGCGCGCGCACGAGCAGTTCCGCTGGTTCGGCGGCGGCTGGAAGGTCAACTCCGAGCTTCCCGGTCCCGCCGCTTTCGCCGCCGCCACGCAGTACGTGCGGCCGGACGACGTCGCCGCCGCGATCCCGTGCGGACCGGACGTGAAGCCGATCGTCGATGCCGTCACGGAGTTCCTGGACGCCGGGTTCACCGACGTCGCCCTGGTCCAGATCGGCGGCCAGCACCAGGACGAGTTCTTCACCTTCGCCCGTGACGAGCTGCTGCCGGCGCTGCGCGGCAACTGA
- a CDS encoding MEDS domain-containing protein: MARSSGIAASARGLGLHDHVCWSYDDGDGFRRRAREFLAEGLALGQRVEYIADDSADRLAADLRKNADLGQALRAGAARVVAARDLYPPDAVIEPAEQVAAYAAATEKALSDGYTGLRVAIDVTGLARKPRQREAFARYEHLIDQYMTTRPFAALCGYHRPELGEHTVAELACLHPTTNSRTAPFRLYASTDGEYSAELAGELDLMGAELFPLALRRTRPSARRGRVLLDAARVSFVDHRSLIALDDHAREHGTTVVLRTGLSTPARVIAALQLRSVRAEAAG, encoded by the coding sequence GTGGCGCGATCCAGCGGAATAGCGGCGAGCGCGCGCGGTCTCGGACTTCACGACCATGTTTGTTGGAGTTACGACGACGGCGACGGCTTCCGTCGCCGTGCCCGCGAGTTCCTCGCGGAGGGGCTGGCCCTGGGGCAGCGCGTCGAGTACATCGCCGACGATTCGGCCGACCGGTTGGCGGCGGACCTGCGCAAGAACGCCGACCTGGGGCAGGCGCTGCGAGCCGGGGCGGCGCGCGTGGTCGCAGCCCGGGATCTCTACCCGCCCGACGCCGTGATCGAGCCGGCGGAGCAGGTCGCGGCCTACGCGGCGGCAACCGAAAAAGCGCTGTCCGACGGCTACACCGGCCTGCGCGTCGCGATCGACGTGACGGGTCTGGCTCGGAAGCCGAGGCAGCGCGAGGCTTTCGCCCGCTACGAGCACCTCATCGACCAGTACATGACCACGCGGCCGTTCGCGGCGTTGTGCGGCTACCACCGCCCCGAGCTGGGTGAGCACACGGTGGCCGAGCTGGCTTGCCTGCACCCCACGACCAACAGCCGTACCGCGCCTTTCCGGCTCTACGCGTCGACCGACGGCGAGTACTCGGCCGAGCTCGCCGGGGAGCTGGATCTCATGGGCGCCGAGCTCTTCCCGCTGGCCCTGCGCCGCACGCGTCCCAGCGCGCGCCGCGGCCGCGTGCTGCTCGACGCGGCCAGGGTGAGCTTCGTGGACCACCGGAGCTTGATCGCGCTGGACGACCACGCGCGCGAACACGGCACGACGGTGGTGCTGCGCACCGGTTTGTCCACGCCGGCGCGGGTGATCGCCGCGTTGCAGCTCAGGTCCGTACGGGCCGAGGCCGCCGGCTGA
- a CDS encoding RICIN domain-containing protein — MNKFVSALAVLTVGGTVLASGVATAAAAPVSSNAHKPHNVARSTAAAHGKASTLKSTTAGKAQAKAATPKLDANASVVLKQYNFLSYRALDADTDTLGANGTRVQLWDDAGSDAANQTWVYTGTDTAGLYKINNLASGRALDADSDTLGGNGTVVQLWDDLGNGQANQLWWLIDTGYYDVDSGNELYKWQNYASGRVLDADSDTVADNGTTVQLWDDLGVDAFNQDWEF, encoded by the coding sequence ATGAACAAGTTCGTCTCCGCGCTCGCGGTCCTGACCGTCGGCGGCACCGTGCTGGCCAGTGGCGTCGCCACTGCCGCCGCGGCGCCGGTCAGCTCCAACGCCCACAAGCCGCACAACGTCGCGAGAAGCACTGCGGCGGCGCACGGCAAGGCGTCCACGCTGAAGTCGACCACGGCGGGCAAGGCGCAGGCCAAGGCCGCGACGCCGAAGCTCGACGCCAATGCCTCCGTCGTGCTGAAGCAGTACAACTTCCTCAGCTACCGCGCGCTGGACGCCGACACCGACACGCTCGGCGCCAACGGCACCCGCGTGCAGCTGTGGGACGACGCCGGCAGCGACGCCGCCAACCAGACGTGGGTCTACACCGGCACCGACACCGCCGGCCTGTACAAGATCAACAACCTGGCCAGCGGCCGCGCCCTCGACGCCGACTCGGACACCCTCGGCGGCAACGGCACGGTCGTGCAGCTGTGGGACGACCTGGGCAACGGCCAGGCCAACCAGCTGTGGTGGCTGATCGACACCGGTTACTACGACGTCGACAGCGGCAATGAGCTGTACAAGTGGCAGAACTACGCCAGCGGCCGGGTGCTCGACGCCGACTCGGACACCGTCGCCGACAACGGCACCACCGTGCAGCTGTGGGACGACCTCGGCGTGGACGCGTTCAACCAGGACTGGGAGTTCTGA
- a CDS encoding TIGR03557 family F420-dependent LLM class oxidoreductase, whose product MVSIGYFLSSEEFGPRELVRQATLAERAGFSRLWISDHYHPWNHEQGNSPFVWSVIGALSERTTLPITTAVTCPTVRIHPAVLAQAAATAAVQCEGRFTLGVGSGEALNEHIFGDAWPTADVRLSMLEEAVEVIRKLHKGGPVTHHGQHYTVEQAEIFTRPADPVPIYVSGFGPKAATLAGRIGDGFACVQPNPELIDTFRESGGGSRPAQGGFKVCYAPDEREAIETAHRLWPNEQLPGELAQVLPTPRHFEQASTLVTPDMVAEAVPCGPDPKRYLDQLRTFIDAGYDEVYIQQIGPDQDQFFEFWTEHVLRELPELTPV is encoded by the coding sequence ATGGTGAGTATCGGTTACTTCCTGTCCAGCGAGGAGTTCGGCCCCCGGGAGCTGGTGCGCCAGGCGACCCTCGCCGAACGCGCGGGCTTCAGCCGGCTGTGGATCTCCGACCACTACCACCCGTGGAACCACGAGCAGGGCAACAGCCCGTTCGTGTGGTCGGTCATCGGCGCGCTGTCCGAGCGCACGACGCTGCCGATCACGACCGCGGTCACCTGCCCGACCGTGCGGATCCACCCGGCCGTGCTGGCCCAGGCGGCGGCTACGGCCGCCGTCCAGTGCGAAGGCCGGTTCACGCTCGGCGTGGGCAGCGGCGAAGCACTGAACGAGCACATCTTCGGCGACGCCTGGCCGACCGCCGACGTGCGACTGTCCATGTTGGAGGAAGCCGTCGAGGTGATCCGCAAGCTGCACAAGGGTGGCCCGGTCACCCATCACGGCCAGCACTACACGGTGGAGCAGGCCGAGATCTTCACGCGGCCGGCCGACCCGGTGCCGATCTACGTCTCCGGCTTCGGCCCCAAGGCCGCCACCCTGGCCGGCCGGATCGGCGACGGATTCGCCTGCGTGCAGCCGAATCCGGAGCTGATCGACACGTTCCGCGAGTCCGGCGGCGGCAGCAGGCCGGCGCAGGGCGGTTTCAAGGTGTGCTACGCGCCCGACGAGCGTGAGGCGATCGAAACCGCCCACCGGTTGTGGCCCAACGAGCAGCTGCCCGGCGAGCTGGCCCAGGTGCTGCCGACGCCGCGGCACTTCGAGCAGGCCAGCACCCTGGTCACGCCGGACATGGTCGCCGAGGCGGTGCCGTGCGGGCCCGATCCGAAGCGCTACCTCGACCAGCTCCGCACCTTCATCGACGCTGGCTACGACGAGGTCTACATCCAGCAGATCGGGCCCGACCAGGACCAGTTCTTCGAGTTCTGGACCGAGCACGTGCTGCGTGAGCTGCCCGAGCTCACGCCGGTCTAG
- a CDS encoding HSP18 transcriptional regulator, translated as MADEGTEREQARQWLVDRPAEPDTHDGDEAVTDLGLINQVTHHQPEHPDQDEKALADALAALTLLRHLRDELADWEPRLIAAARAHGASWIQLAPALGVASRQAAERRYLRLRPDDTGSATTGEQRVRAERDRRAGDRAVTKWARDNAIGLRKLAALVSALDGDQTLVGDAQQHIDMVTAALGDADSATLLGPLTDAFRHLHASHPDLADRIEAVTDEGEQARRPSS; from the coding sequence ATGGCGGACGAGGGCACTGAGCGCGAGCAGGCGCGCCAGTGGCTGGTGGACCGGCCGGCCGAGCCGGACACGCACGACGGCGACGAGGCCGTGACCGACCTCGGACTGATCAACCAGGTCACCCACCACCAGCCCGAGCACCCGGACCAGGACGAGAAGGCGCTGGCCGACGCGCTGGCCGCGCTCACGCTGCTGCGCCACCTGCGCGACGAGCTGGCCGACTGGGAGCCGCGGCTGATCGCCGCCGCCCGTGCCCACGGCGCGAGCTGGATCCAGCTGGCCCCCGCGCTCGGCGTGGCCAGCCGGCAGGCCGCCGAGCGCCGCTACCTGCGACTACGGCCGGACGACACCGGCTCCGCGACCACCGGCGAGCAGCGCGTCCGGGCCGAGCGCGACCGCCGCGCCGGGGACCGGGCCGTCACGAAGTGGGCGCGGGACAACGCGATCGGCCTGCGCAAGCTGGCAGCACTGGTCAGCGCCCTCGACGGCGACCAGACGCTCGTCGGCGACGCCCAGCAGCACATCGACATGGTCACGGCGGCGCTCGGCGACGCCGACTCGGCCACCCTGCTCGGCCCGCTCACCGACGCGTTTCGGCACCTGCACGCCAGCCATCCCGATCTCGCCGACCGCATCGAGGCCGTCACCGACGAGGGCGAGCAGGCACGGCGGCCTTCGAGCTGA
- a CDS encoding MFS transporter, giving the protein MTTTDVPARMDRLPWSRWHWTVLIGLGTVWILDGLEVTIVGALGERLTDPGSGLHLTETEVGLAASCYVIGAVLGSLGFGYLTDRLGRKKLFLVTLALYLAATVLTAFSFNPIWFFAMRFLTGAGVGGEYAAINSAIDELVPARLRGRVDLLVNGSYWLGAGAGAALTLLLLNPALFAENLGWRLAFGLGAVLGVGILLVRRTVPESPRWLFTHGRAKEADRLVGEIEEQVSAQTGQKLEPVHDTIDVHERDSNGFGVIGRTLVRKYPRRTLLGLGLFVGQAFLYNAVYFTQALVLAKFFGISGTSVGGFLIPLAAGSLLGPLVLGRLFDTVGRRAMIAATYLGSGLLLVVTAVLFEQNLLSAWTLTIAWSVVFFLASAGSSAAYLTVSEIFPLEIRAMAIALFYSVGTGLGGIIGPVLFGSLVSTGSVAMVAIGYYLGAAVMMAGGVIELFIGVEAAQKSLEDIASPLSAEEPEAA; this is encoded by the coding sequence ATGACGACCACAGACGTCCCGGCCCGGATGGATCGGCTGCCGTGGTCGCGGTGGCACTGGACGGTCCTGATCGGGCTGGGCACGGTGTGGATCCTGGACGGCCTCGAGGTCACCATCGTCGGCGCGCTGGGGGAGCGGCTGACCGATCCGGGCAGCGGCCTGCACCTGACCGAGACCGAGGTCGGGCTGGCCGCGTCCTGCTACGTGATCGGGGCCGTGCTGGGCTCGCTCGGCTTCGGCTATCTGACCGACCGGCTGGGCCGCAAGAAGCTCTTCCTCGTCACGCTGGCGCTGTACCTGGCCGCGACCGTGCTGACGGCGTTCTCGTTCAACCCGATCTGGTTCTTCGCGATGCGGTTCCTCACCGGGGCCGGCGTCGGCGGCGAGTACGCGGCGATCAACTCGGCCATCGACGAGCTGGTCCCGGCCCGCCTGCGCGGCCGCGTCGACCTGCTGGTCAACGGCTCGTACTGGCTGGGCGCGGGTGCCGGCGCGGCCCTGACCCTGCTGCTGTTGAACCCGGCCCTGTTCGCGGAGAACCTGGGCTGGCGGCTGGCTTTCGGCCTCGGGGCCGTGCTCGGCGTCGGCATCCTGCTGGTACGCCGCACCGTGCCGGAGAGCCCGCGCTGGCTGTTCACCCACGGTCGGGCCAAGGAGGCCGATCGGCTGGTCGGCGAGATCGAGGAGCAGGTGTCGGCGCAGACCGGCCAGAAGCTCGAGCCCGTGCACGACACGATCGACGTGCACGAGCGGGACAGCAACGGTTTCGGCGTCATCGGCCGCACGCTGGTGCGGAAGTATCCCCGGCGCACGCTGCTCGGGCTCGGGCTGTTCGTCGGGCAGGCGTTCCTGTACAACGCGGTGTACTTCACGCAGGCGTTGGTGCTGGCCAAGTTCTTCGGCATCTCCGGCACGAGCGTCGGCGGCTTCCTCATCCCGCTGGCCGCCGGCAGCCTGCTCGGGCCGCTGGTGCTCGGCCGGCTGTTCGACACCGTCGGCCGCCGGGCGATGATCGCCGCCACCTATCTCGGCTCGGGCCTGCTGCTGGTCGTGACGGCCGTGCTGTTCGAGCAGAACCTGTTGTCCGCGTGGACGTTGACCATCGCCTGGAGCGTGGTGTTCTTCCTGGCCTCGGCCGGCTCCAGCGCCGCCTACCTGACCGTGTCGGAGATCTTCCCGCTGGAGATACGGGCCATGGCGATCGCCCTGTTCTACTCCGTGGGCACGGGTCTTGGCGGCATCATCGGGCCGGTGCTGTTCGGCAGCCTGGTGTCCACCGGCAGTGTGGCCATGGTGGCCATCGGCTACTACCTGGGCGCGGCCGTGATGATGGCCGGCGGCGTCATCGAGCTGTTCATCGGCGTGGAGGCGGCGCAGAAGTCGTTGGAGGACATCGCCAGCCCGCTGTCGGCCGAGGAGCCCGAGGCCGCGTGA